A window from Pelodiscus sinensis isolate JC-2024 chromosome 31, ASM4963464v1, whole genome shotgun sequence encodes these proteins:
- the LOC142821528 gene encoding zinc finger protein RFP-like isoform X4, translating into MAAESPVESVREEAPRPVCLEDFTAPVTLECGHNSCQAPLSPQGRDTEQQGPLRPNRQLANVVELAKPLSFQAAQRARWDGVCGEHQEALTLFCEEDQTPICVGCDRSWDLTMAPVQEAAQEYKEKLEAHLKALREEREKLLRRKTTAEGKSQEYLKWTQAKRQMIVAEFQQLQQFLEEQERLLLAQLEKLDEEIGRFQTDTIRKLSVQISRLSERIGELEGTCQKPASEFLQDVRSTLSRCETGQFQLPEISPELEEQVRGFSQKTIALSETLRQFKDTLPSALERGRLKSLGSFRQGCRTPMFDSSSAPGLQSQGQEISVAELDFQASKLMCCPGWSKAKSCRSRISKAVRKGRSSVIPTQQVMGC; encoded by the exons atggctgcagagagccccgtggaaagtgtccgggaggaagcgccgcgtcccgtctgcctggaggatttcacagcccctgtcactctggagtgtgggcacaattcctgccaggcccccctcagccctcagggcagagacactgagcagcagggacccctccggcccaaccggcagctggcaaacgtggtggaactagccaagccgctgagtttccaggcagcacagagagcaagatgggacggggtgtgcggggagcaccaggaggctctgacgctgttctgtgaagaggatcaaactcccatctgtgtgggGTGTGACAGATCCTGGGATCTAACGATGGCGCCTgtacaggaagctgcccaggagtacaag gaaaaattggaggcccatttgaaggctctgagggaagagagagaaaaactgctgagaaggaaaacaacagcagaagggaaaagccaggagtatctg aaatggacccaagccaagaggcagatgattgtggctgagtttcagcagctgcagcagttcctggaggaacaagagcgactcctgctggcccagctggagaagttagatgaggagattgggaggttcCAGACTGACACTATCAGGAAACTCTCCGTGCAGATTTCCCGCCTCAGCGAGCGGatcggtgagctggaggggacgtgtcagaagccagcaagtgaattcctgcag GACGTCAGAAGCACCCTGAGTAG atGTGAGACGGGGCAATTCCAGCTGccagagatttcccctgaactggaagaacaagtccgaggtttctcccagaaaacgattgcactgtcagagactctgaggcagttcaaag acactctgccctctgcactggagagaggaaGATTAAAATCTCTGGGatctttcagacaag gctgcagaacacccatgtttgactccagctcagcccccggcctgcagagccagggacaggaaatatCCGTGGCGGAGCtg GATTTCCAGGCTTCAAAGCTCATGTGCTGTCCTGGGTGGAGCAAAGCGAAGAGCTGCAGATCCCGGATCTccaaggctgtgaggaaggggagatcatcagtgatacccacacag caggtgatgggatgctga
- the LOC142821528 gene encoding zinc finger protein RFP-like isoform X5, whose translation MAAESPVESVREEAPRPVCLEDFTAPVTLECGHNSCQAPLSPQGRDTEQQGPLRPNRQLANVVELAKPLSFQAAQRARWDGVCGEHQEALTLFCEEDQTPICVGCDRSWDLTMAPVQEAAQEYKEKLEAHLKALREEREKLLRRKTTAEGKSQEYLKWTQAKRQMIVAEFQQLQQFLEEQERLLLAQLEKLDEEIGRFQTDTIRKLSVQISRLSERIGELEGTCQKPASEFLQDVRSTLSRCETGQFQLPEISPELEEQVRGFSQKTIALSETLRQFKDTLPSALERGRLKSLGSFRQGCRTPMFDSSSAPGLQSQGQEISVAELDFQASKLMCCPGWSKAKSCRSRISKAVRKGRSSVIPTQVMGC comes from the exons atggctgcagagagccccgtggaaagtgtccgggaggaagcgccgcgtcccgtctgcctggaggatttcacagcccctgtcactctggagtgtgggcacaattcctgccaggcccccctcagccctcagggcagagacactgagcagcagggacccctccggcccaaccggcagctggcaaacgtggtggaactagccaagccgctgagtttccaggcagcacagagagcaagatgggacggggtgtgcggggagcaccaggaggctctgacgctgttctgtgaagaggatcaaactcccatctgtgtgggGTGTGACAGATCCTGGGATCTAACGATGGCGCCTgtacaggaagctgcccaggagtacaag gaaaaattggaggcccatttgaaggctctgagggaagagagagaaaaactgctgagaaggaaaacaacagcagaagggaaaagccaggagtatctg aaatggacccaagccaagaggcagatgattgtggctgagtttcagcagctgcagcagttcctggaggaacaagagcgactcctgctggcccagctggagaagttagatgaggagattgggaggttcCAGACTGACACTATCAGGAAACTCTCCGTGCAGATTTCCCGCCTCAGCGAGCGGatcggtgagctggaggggacgtgtcagaagccagcaagtgaattcctgcag GACGTCAGAAGCACCCTGAGTAG atGTGAGACGGGGCAATTCCAGCTGccagagatttcccctgaactggaagaacaagtccgaggtttctcccagaaaacgattgcactgtcagagactctgaggcagttcaaag acactctgccctctgcactggagagaggaaGATTAAAATCTCTGGGatctttcagacaag gctgcagaacacccatgtttgactccagctcagcccccggcctgcagagccagggacaggaaatatCCGTGGCGGAGCtg GATTTCCAGGCTTCAAAGCTCATGTGCTGTCCTGGGTGGAGCAAAGCGAAGAGCTGCAGATCCCGGATCTccaaggctgtgaggaaggggagatcatcagtgatacccacacag gtgatgggatgctga
- the LOC142821528 gene encoding zinc finger protein RFP-like isoform X3, with the protein MAAESPVESVREEAPRPVCLEDFTAPVTLECGHNSCQAPLSPQGRDTEQQGPLRPNRQLANVVELAKPLSFQAAQRARWDGVCGEHQEALTLFCEEDQTPICVGCDRSWDLTMAPVQEAAQEYKEKLEAHLKALREEREKLLRRKTTAEGKSQEYLKWTQAKRQMIVAEFQQLQQFLEEQERLLLAQLEKLDEEIGRFQTDTIRKLSVQISRLSERIGELEGTCQKPASEFLQDVRSTLSRCETGQFQLPEISPELEEQVRGFSQKTIALSETLRQFKDTLPSALERGRLKSLGSFRQGCRTPMFDSSSAPGLQSQGQEISVAELVSFEEVAVYFSEEEWALLDLGQRALYRDVMQENYEAVSWLGFPGFKAHVLSWVEQSEELQIPDLQGCEEGEIISDTHTDAALLRTETQEGLLPHPDIRCTPKTFMLAVCNISAKILHQVFTD; encoded by the exons atggctgcagagagccccgtggaaagtgtccgggaggaagcgccgcgtcccgtctgcctggaggatttcacagcccctgtcactctggagtgtgggcacaattcctgccaggcccccctcagccctcagggcagagacactgagcagcagggacccctccggcccaaccggcagctggcaaacgtggtggaactagccaagccgctgagtttccaggcagcacagagagcaagatgggacggggtgtgcggggagcaccaggaggctctgacgctgttctgtgaagaggatcaaactcccatctgtgtgggGTGTGACAGATCCTGGGATCTAACGATGGCGCCTgtacaggaagctgcccaggagtacaag gaaaaattggaggcccatttgaaggctctgagggaagagagagaaaaactgctgagaaggaaaacaacagcagaagggaaaagccaggagtatctg aaatggacccaagccaagaggcagatgattgtggctgagtttcagcagctgcagcagttcctggaggaacaagagcgactcctgctggcccagctggagaagttagatgaggagattgggaggttcCAGACTGACACTATCAGGAAACTCTCCGTGCAGATTTCCCGCCTCAGCGAGCGGatcggtgagctggaggggacgtgtcagaagccagcaagtgaattcctgcag GACGTCAGAAGCACCCTGAGTAG atGTGAGACGGGGCAATTCCAGCTGccagagatttcccctgaactggaagaacaagtccgaggtttctcccagaaaacgattgcactgtcagagactctgaggcagttcaaag acactctgccctctgcactggagagaggaaGATTAAAATCTCTGGGatctttcagacaag gctgcagaacacccatgtttgactccagctcagcccccggcctgcagagccagggacaggaaatatCCGTGGCGGAGCtggtgagcttcgaggaggtggctgtgtatttctctgaggaggaatgggctttgCTGGACCTGGGCCaaagagccctctacagggatgtgatgcaggagaattacgaggctgtgagctggctgg GATTTCCAGGCTTCAAAGCTCATGTGCTGTCCTGGGTGGAGCAAAGCGAAGAGCTGCAGATCCCGGATCTccaaggctgtgaggaaggggagatcatcagtgatacccacacag atgcagccttgctaaggacagagacacaggaaGGATTGCTGCCTCATCCTGACATACGGTGTACGCCAAAGACTTTTATGCTAGCAGTCTGTAACATCTCCGCTAAGATCCTGCATCAAGTATTTACTGATTGA
- the LOC142821528 gene encoding uncharacterized protein LOC142821528 isoform X1 — MAAESPVESVREEAPRPVCLEDFTAPVTLECGHNSCQAPLSPQGRDTEQQGPLRPNRQLANVVELAKPLSFQAAQRARWDGVCGEHQEALTLFCEEDQTPICVGCDRSWDLTMAPVQEAAQEYKEKLEAHLKALREEREKLLRRKTTAEGKSQEYLKWTQAKRQMIVAEFQQLQQFLEEQERLLLAQLEKLDEEIGRFQTDTIRKLSVQISRLSERIGELEGTCQKPASEFLQDVRSTLSRCETGQFQLPEISPELEEQVRGFSQKTIALSETLRQFKDTLPSALERGRLKSLGSFRQGCRTPMFDSSSAPGLQSQGQEISVAELVSFEEVAVYFSEEEWALLDLGQRALYRDVMQENYEAVSWLGFPGFKAHVLSWVEQSEELQIPDLQGCEEGEIISDTHTAGDGMLNENSERNLQEEGPERMAACGVLVGRSEGHVSQSPEQEETCMSQHSLQRQQGNHPGVGQGKSSQRSRWLKTNTETVQKKIPHQHSPCACSDCATLIKHERAQTGKRPFSCSDCGKSFSRRSYLVTHRRVHTGEKPFSCSDCGKSFSHRSHLVSHRRAHTGEKPFSCSDCGKSFSRRSHLVTHRRAHTGETPFSCSDCGKSFSRRSYLVSHRTAHTGEKPFSCSDCGKSFSHRSHLVSHRRAHTGEKPFSCSDCGEKLQSEVTPCYP, encoded by the exons atggctgcagagagccccgtggaaagtgtccgggaggaagcgccgcgtcccgtctgcctggaggatttcacagcccctgtcactctggagtgtgggcacaattcctgccaggcccccctcagccctcagggcagagacactgagcagcagggacccctccggcccaaccggcagctggcaaacgtggtggaactagccaagccgctgagtttccaggcagcacagagagcaagatgggacggggtgtgcggggagcaccaggaggctctgacgctgttctgtgaagaggatcaaactcccatctgtgtgggGTGTGACAGATCCTGGGATCTAACGATGGCGCCTgtacaggaagctgcccaggagtacaag gaaaaattggaggcccatttgaaggctctgagggaagagagagaaaaactgctgagaaggaaaacaacagcagaagggaaaagccaggagtatctg aaatggacccaagccaagaggcagatgattgtggctgagtttcagcagctgcagcagttcctggaggaacaagagcgactcctgctggcccagctggagaagttagatgaggagattgggaggttcCAGACTGACACTATCAGGAAACTCTCCGTGCAGATTTCCCGCCTCAGCGAGCGGatcggtgagctggaggggacgtgtcagaagccagcaagtgaattcctgcag GACGTCAGAAGCACCCTGAGTAG atGTGAGACGGGGCAATTCCAGCTGccagagatttcccctgaactggaagaacaagtccgaggtttctcccagaaaacgattgcactgtcagagactctgaggcagttcaaag acactctgccctctgcactggagagaggaaGATTAAAATCTCTGGGatctttcagacaag gctgcagaacacccatgtttgactccagctcagcccccggcctgcagagccagggacaggaaatatCCGTGGCGGAGCtggtgagcttcgaggaggtggctgtgtatttctctgaggaggaatgggctttgCTGGACCTGGGCCaaagagccctctacagggatgtgatgcaggagaattacgaggctgtgagctggctgg GATTTCCAGGCTTCAAAGCTCATGTGCTGTCCTGGGTGGAGCAAAGCGAAGAGCTGCAGATCCCGGATCTccaaggctgtgaggaaggggagatcatcagtgatacccacacag caggtgatgggatgctgaatgagaacagtgagaggaATCTTCAGGAGGAAGGACCTGAGCGAATGGCTGCATGTGGGGTGTTAgtgggaagatctgaagggcatgtttctcagagtcctgagcaaGAGGAAACCTGTATGAGTCAGCATAgcctacaaaggcagcagggaaaccatccaggagtGGGACAGGGTAAATCCAGTCAGAGGAGCAGatggttgaaaacaaacacagaaactgttcaaaagaaaatccctcatcaacattcaccttgtgcttgcagtgactgtgcaacacttattaaacatgaaagagcccaaacaggaaagagacccttcagctgctctgactgtgggaaaagcttcagtcggaggtcataCCTTGTGAcccataggagagtccacacaggagagaaacccttcagctgctctgactgtgggaaaagcttcagtcataggtcacaccttgttagtcataggagagcccacacaggagaaaaacccttcagctgctctgactgtgggaaaagcttcagtcggaggtcacaccttgtgacccataggagagcccacacaggagaaacacccttcagctgctctgactgtgggaaaagcttcagtcggaggtcataCCTTGTTAGTCATAGGacagcccacacaggagagaaacccttcagctgctctgactgtgggaaaagcttcagtcacaggtcacaccttgttagtcataggagagcccacacaggagaaaaacccttcagctgctctgactgtggggaaaagcttcagtcagaggtcacaccttgttatccataa
- the LOC142821528 gene encoding zinc finger protein RFP-like isoform X6: protein MAAESPVESVREEAPRPVCLEDFTAPVTLECGHNSCQAPLSPQGRDTEQQGPLRPNRQLANVVELAKPLSFQAAQRARWDGVCGEHQEALTLFCEEDQTPICVGCDRSWDLTMAPVQEAAQEYKEKLEAHLKALREEREKLLRRKTTAEGKSQEYLKWTQAKRQMIVAEFQQLQQFLEEQERLLLAQLEKLDEEIGRFQTDTIRKLSVQISRLSERIGELEGTCQKPASEFLQDVRSTLSRCETGQFQLPEISPELEEQVRGFSQKTIALSETLRQFKDTLPSALERGRLKSLGSFRQGCRTPMFDSSSAPGLQSQGQEISVAELDFQASKLMCCPGWSKAKSCRSRISKAVRKGRSSVIPTQMQPC, encoded by the exons atggctgcagagagccccgtggaaagtgtccgggaggaagcgccgcgtcccgtctgcctggaggatttcacagcccctgtcactctggagtgtgggcacaattcctgccaggcccccctcagccctcagggcagagacactgagcagcagggacccctccggcccaaccggcagctggcaaacgtggtggaactagccaagccgctgagtttccaggcagcacagagagcaagatgggacggggtgtgcggggagcaccaggaggctctgacgctgttctgtgaagaggatcaaactcccatctgtgtgggGTGTGACAGATCCTGGGATCTAACGATGGCGCCTgtacaggaagctgcccaggagtacaag gaaaaattggaggcccatttgaaggctctgagggaagagagagaaaaactgctgagaaggaaaacaacagcagaagggaaaagccaggagtatctg aaatggacccaagccaagaggcagatgattgtggctgagtttcagcagctgcagcagttcctggaggaacaagagcgactcctgctggcccagctggagaagttagatgaggagattgggaggttcCAGACTGACACTATCAGGAAACTCTCCGTGCAGATTTCCCGCCTCAGCGAGCGGatcggtgagctggaggggacgtgtcagaagccagcaagtgaattcctgcag GACGTCAGAAGCACCCTGAGTAG atGTGAGACGGGGCAATTCCAGCTGccagagatttcccctgaactggaagaacaagtccgaggtttctcccagaaaacgattgcactgtcagagactctgaggcagttcaaag acactctgccctctgcactggagagaggaaGATTAAAATCTCTGGGatctttcagacaag gctgcagaacacccatgtttgactccagctcagcccccggcctgcagagccagggacaggaaatatCCGTGGCGGAGCtg GATTTCCAGGCTTCAAAGCTCATGTGCTGTCCTGGGTGGAGCAAAGCGAAGAGCTGCAGATCCCGGATCTccaaggctgtgaggaaggggagatcatcagtgatacccacacag atgcagccttgctaa
- the LOC142821528 gene encoding uncharacterized protein LOC142821528 isoform X2: MAAESPVESVREEAPRPVCLEDFTAPVTLECGHNSCQAPLSPQGRDTEQQGPLRPNRQLANVVELAKPLSFQAAQRARWDGVCGEHQEALTLFCEEDQTPICVGCDRSWDLTMAPVQEAAQEYKEKLEAHLKALREEREKLLRRKTTAEGKSQEYLKWTQAKRQMIVAEFQQLQQFLEEQERLLLAQLEKLDEEIGRFQTDTIRKLSVQISRLSERIGELEGTCQKPASEFLQDVRSTLSRCETGQFQLPEISPELEEQVRGFSQKTIALSETLRQFKDTLPSALERGRLKSLGSFRQGCRTPMFDSSSAPGLQSQGQEISVAELVSFEEVAVYFSEEEWALLDLGQRALYRDVMQENYEAVSWLGFPGFKAHVLSWVEQSEELQIPDLQGCEEGEIISDTHTGDGMLNENSERNLQEEGPERMAACGVLVGRSEGHVSQSPEQEETCMSQHSLQRQQGNHPGVGQGKSSQRSRWLKTNTETVQKKIPHQHSPCACSDCATLIKHERAQTGKRPFSCSDCGKSFSRRSYLVTHRRVHTGEKPFSCSDCGKSFSHRSHLVSHRRAHTGEKPFSCSDCGKSFSRRSHLVTHRRAHTGETPFSCSDCGKSFSRRSYLVSHRTAHTGEKPFSCSDCGKSFSHRSHLVSHRRAHTGEKPFSCSDCGEKLQSEVTPCYP, translated from the exons atggctgcagagagccccgtggaaagtgtccgggaggaagcgccgcgtcccgtctgcctggaggatttcacagcccctgtcactctggagtgtgggcacaattcctgccaggcccccctcagccctcagggcagagacactgagcagcagggacccctccggcccaaccggcagctggcaaacgtggtggaactagccaagccgctgagtttccaggcagcacagagagcaagatgggacggggtgtgcggggagcaccaggaggctctgacgctgttctgtgaagaggatcaaactcccatctgtgtgggGTGTGACAGATCCTGGGATCTAACGATGGCGCCTgtacaggaagctgcccaggagtacaag gaaaaattggaggcccatttgaaggctctgagggaagagagagaaaaactgctgagaaggaaaacaacagcagaagggaaaagccaggagtatctg aaatggacccaagccaagaggcagatgattgtggctgagtttcagcagctgcagcagttcctggaggaacaagagcgactcctgctggcccagctggagaagttagatgaggagattgggaggttcCAGACTGACACTATCAGGAAACTCTCCGTGCAGATTTCCCGCCTCAGCGAGCGGatcggtgagctggaggggacgtgtcagaagccagcaagtgaattcctgcag GACGTCAGAAGCACCCTGAGTAG atGTGAGACGGGGCAATTCCAGCTGccagagatttcccctgaactggaagaacaagtccgaggtttctcccagaaaacgattgcactgtcagagactctgaggcagttcaaag acactctgccctctgcactggagagaggaaGATTAAAATCTCTGGGatctttcagacaag gctgcagaacacccatgtttgactccagctcagcccccggcctgcagagccagggacaggaaatatCCGTGGCGGAGCtggtgagcttcgaggaggtggctgtgtatttctctgaggaggaatgggctttgCTGGACCTGGGCCaaagagccctctacagggatgtgatgcaggagaattacgaggctgtgagctggctgg GATTTCCAGGCTTCAAAGCTCATGTGCTGTCCTGGGTGGAGCAAAGCGAAGAGCTGCAGATCCCGGATCTccaaggctgtgaggaaggggagatcatcagtgatacccacacag gtgatgggatgctgaatgagaacagtgagaggaATCTTCAGGAGGAAGGACCTGAGCGAATGGCTGCATGTGGGGTGTTAgtgggaagatctgaagggcatgtttctcagagtcctgagcaaGAGGAAACCTGTATGAGTCAGCATAgcctacaaaggcagcagggaaaccatccaggagtGGGACAGGGTAAATCCAGTCAGAGGAGCAGatggttgaaaacaaacacagaaactgttcaaaagaaaatccctcatcaacattcaccttgtgcttgcagtgactgtgcaacacttattaaacatgaaagagcccaaacaggaaagagacccttcagctgctctgactgtgggaaaagcttcagtcggaggtcataCCTTGTGAcccataggagagtccacacaggagagaaacccttcagctgctctgactgtgggaaaagcttcagtcataggtcacaccttgttagtcataggagagcccacacaggagaaaaacccttcagctgctctgactgtgggaaaagcttcagtcggaggtcacaccttgtgacccataggagagcccacacaggagaaacacccttcagctgctctgactgtgggaaaagcttcagtcggaggtcataCCTTGTTAGTCATAGGacagcccacacaggagagaaacccttcagctgctctgactgtgggaaaagcttcagtcacaggtcacaccttgttagtcataggagagcccacacaggagaaaaacccttcagctgctctgactgtggggaaaagcttcagtcagaggtcacaccttgttatccataa